A stretch of Methylogaea oryzae DNA encodes these proteins:
- a CDS encoding methyl-accepting chemotaxis protein, protein MVTEIRTLASYTTELENMAKQVGDIADQTNLLALNAAIEAARAGEQGRGFSVVADEVRRLSQISGKTGKEMREKVNLISQKMMSALEAAEQTALRDVEAEHQSEEKLKGILKRLDQLLTRMTQSTAILQAQNRDIHREIEGVLVSLQFQDRVSQILCQVEHNLDQLQGQLEGYDKRYQHEAEFLDVDQWLTTMSDTYTTDDQRLNHQRASASARGAAVRAQESTETTFF, encoded by the coding sequence ATGGTAACGGAAATAAGAACCCTGGCCAGTTACACCACCGAGTTGGAAAACATGGCGAAACAAGTGGGCGATATTGCCGATCAGACGAACTTGCTGGCCTTGAACGCGGCCATCGAGGCGGCCCGCGCCGGCGAGCAAGGGCGCGGTTTCTCCGTGGTGGCGGACGAAGTGCGGCGCCTTTCGCAGATTTCCGGTAAAACCGGCAAGGAAATGCGGGAGAAGGTCAATTTGATCAGCCAGAAAATGATGTCGGCCCTGGAGGCGGCGGAGCAAACCGCTTTGCGGGACGTGGAGGCGGAGCATCAGTCGGAAGAGAAGCTGAAGGGCATCCTCAAGCGGCTGGACCAATTGCTCACGCGCATGACGCAATCCACCGCCATACTCCAGGCGCAGAACCGGGACATCCACCGCGAGATCGAGGGCGTGCTGGTTTCGCTGCAGTTCCAGGATCGGGTAAGCCAGATTCTGTGCCAGGTGGAGCACAACCTGGATCAATTGCAAGGCCAGCTGGAAGGCTACGACAAGCGCTATCAGCATGAGGCGGAGTTCCTCGACGTGGATCAATGGCTGACCACGATGAGCGATACCTATACCACCGACGACCAGCGCTTGAATCACCAGCGGGCGAGTGCGTCGGCTCGCGGCGCCGCGGTGCGGGCACAGGAAAGCACGGAAACCACATTCTTTTAG
- a CDS encoding STAS domain-containing protein produces the protein MVVKKKHNAASSNPLRVEGDFTIYTAAALKPALLEALAAQEQPALDLSLVSEMDSAGLQVLLLLKREADKLGRPLRLIGSNPLVMEIIELCNVSSLFGQDLCHDA, from the coding sequence ATGGTCGTCAAGAAAAAGCACAATGCCGCGTCGTCCAATCCCCTGCGGGTGGAAGGCGATTTCACCATCTATACGGCGGCGGCCTTGAAGCCGGCGCTGCTGGAGGCGTTGGCGGCCCAGGAGCAGCCGGCGCTGGATTTGTCTCTTGTCAGCGAAATGGACAGCGCCGGCTTGCAAGTGCTGCTGTTGCTCAAACGCGAGGCGGACAAGCTCGGCCGGCCGTTACGCCTGATCGGCAGCAACCCGTTGGTGATGGAGATCATCGAGTTGTGCAATGTGTCCTCCTTGTTCGGGCAGGACTTATGTCATGACGCTTGA
- a CDS encoding response regulator — MAKTILIVDDSASIRQVVTIALKGAGYDVIAASDGQDALKKLDGQKIHLIVSDVNMPNMDGIAFVKEVKKLANYKFTPIIMLTTESQPEKKAEGKEAGAKAWIVKPFQPPQLLDAVSKLILP; from the coding sequence ATGGCAAAGACCATATTGATAGTCGATGATTCCGCGTCCATCAGGCAAGTGGTGACCATCGCCCTGAAGGGCGCCGGCTATGACGTGATCGCCGCCAGCGACGGCCAGGATGCGCTGAAGAAACTGGACGGGCAGAAAATACATCTCATCGTTTCCGATGTGAATATGCCCAATATGGACGGCATTGCCTTTGTTAAGGAGGTGAAAAAGCTGGCCAATTACAAATTCACGCCCATTATCATGTTGACCACGGAGTCCCAGCCGGAGAAAAAGGCCGAGGGCAAAGAGGCGGGCGCCAAGGCTTGGATCGTAAAGCCGTTCCAGCCGCCCCAGTTGCTGGACGCCGTATCCAAATTGATTTTGCCCTAG
- a CDS encoding NAD(P)-dependent alcohol dehydrogenase has product MKAMQFAGYGGPDKIRAAELPVPAAGAGEIPVKVAATSINPIDWKLHGGMLRWIRPLHFPSTPCFDFAGEVAAAGEGVGAFRPGERVFGMLPLRQLGAAAEYLAVDQAYAAPMPEGLGFAEAAALPLAGMTALQALRDDGGLVAGQRVLVSGAAGGVGHYGVQIAKALGAHVTALCRPAKHALARELGADAALDYAAAPADAAQRYDLILDTTHHQGFGRWRRWLTPRGKYVALLPLPGLLLHKLTLPLYSSQRAAVTFLKPNRADLEQLADWVRQKRLRTVLDGIYPLEELGKAMERSRSGRPSGKIVVRIDG; this is encoded by the coding sequence ATGAAAGCCATGCAATTCGCCGGTTACGGCGGCCCCGACAAAATCCGGGCGGCGGAGCTGCCGGTACCCGCGGCGGGCGCCGGTGAAATTCCCGTCAAGGTAGCCGCCACCTCCATCAACCCCATCGACTGGAAACTGCACGGCGGCATGTTGCGCTGGATCAGGCCGCTGCATTTTCCTTCCACCCCCTGCTTCGATTTCGCCGGAGAGGTGGCCGCCGCCGGCGAAGGCGTCGGCGCGTTCCGGCCGGGCGAACGGGTGTTCGGCATGTTGCCGCTGCGCCAGCTGGGCGCCGCCGCCGAATACCTGGCGGTGGATCAGGCCTACGCCGCGCCCATGCCGGAGGGACTGGGTTTTGCCGAAGCGGCGGCTCTGCCCCTGGCGGGCATGACGGCGCTGCAGGCCTTGCGCGACGACGGCGGGCTGGTTGCCGGCCAACGGGTGCTGGTCAGCGGCGCGGCCGGCGGCGTCGGCCACTACGGGGTGCAGATCGCCAAGGCGTTGGGCGCCCACGTCACCGCCCTGTGCCGGCCGGCCAAACACGCGCTGGCGCGGGAACTGGGCGCCGACGCGGCCCTGGATTACGCCGCCGCGCCGGCCGATGCGGCGCAACGCTACGACCTGATCCTGGACACCACCCATCATCAGGGCTTCGGCCGCTGGCGGCGCTGGCTGACGCCGCGGGGCAAATACGTCGCCCTGCTGCCGCTGCCCGGACTGCTGCTGCACAAATTGACGCTGCCGCTTTACTCGTCCCAACGCGCCGCCGTCACCTTCCTCAAGCCCAACCGCGCCGACCTGGAACAGCTGGCCGACTGGGTCCGGCAAAAACGCCTGCGCACCGTGCTGGACGGGATTTATCCCCTGGAGGAGCTGGGCAAAGCCATGGAACGCAGCCGCAGCGGCCGCCCCAGCGGCAAAATCGTCGTGCGGATCGACGGCTGA
- a CDS encoding cbb3-type cytochrome c oxidase subunit I, with amino-acid sequence MPAFTVSPSAVGPNCLKAAVIYLLLGLALGMYMGASESFVLRPVHTHLNLLGWATLALAGLVYSVFPQTARSRLAAIHFWLHNVSMPVMMAALAAMLLGRNEAAPVLVAAQFPLVAGIVAFAANVFLHVGKTH; translated from the coding sequence ATGCCTGCATTCACTGTTTCCCCCTCGGCCGTCGGCCCGAACTGCCTGAAAGCCGCGGTGATCTACCTGCTGCTGGGCCTGGCCCTGGGCATGTACATGGGCGCCAGCGAAAGCTTCGTGCTGCGCCCCGTGCATACCCATCTCAACCTGCTGGGCTGGGCCACGCTGGCCCTGGCCGGCCTGGTCTACAGCGTCTTCCCCCAAACCGCCCGCAGCCGCTTGGCCGCCATCCATTTCTGGCTGCACAACGTGTCCATGCCGGTGATGATGGCGGCCCTGGCCGCCATGCTGCTGGGCCGCAACGAAGCCGCACCGGTACTGGTGGCGGCGCAGTTCCCCCTGGTGGCCGGCATCGTCGCCTTCGCCGCCAATGTGTTTTTGCACGTGGGAAAAACCCATTAA
- a CDS encoding thiamine pyrophosphate-dependent dehydrogenase E1 component subunit alpha, translated as MSNPARDKEYRMESNTDNTTLLAMLESMLRIRAYEEKAAALQAQGQAPGTCTAVGQEAVAVGVVQALAADDLILTNHRSAGHLLARGADTGRMLAEVMGKSTGYCKGKSGSLHISAKELGVVLTSTIVGAELSLATGVGLALAMERSAAIAVCFFGDGAACEGAFHESLNLAALWRLPILYVCENNQWQAFVHRREAMAAESVGDWAAAHPMPCASVDGNDAEAVYAAAAAAAAQVRSSRQPYFLEARTYRLRGHYEPDDQHYVDAKELAGWRGRDPIAALQARLLAQGVLSAESLERLHQRVAADIDNGLAFALASPYPAAEELATDVYA; from the coding sequence ATGAGCAATCCTGCTCGCGACAAGGAGTACCGGATGGAATCCAACACCGACAATACAACGCTGCTCGCCATGCTCGAATCCATGCTGAGGATTCGCGCCTACGAGGAAAAAGCCGCCGCCCTGCAAGCGCAAGGCCAGGCGCCGGGCACATGCACCGCCGTCGGCCAGGAGGCCGTCGCCGTGGGCGTGGTGCAAGCCCTGGCGGCGGACGACCTGATCCTCACCAACCACCGCAGCGCCGGCCATTTATTGGCGCGGGGCGCCGACACCGGCCGCATGCTGGCCGAAGTGATGGGCAAAAGCACCGGCTATTGCAAAGGCAAAAGCGGCTCGCTGCACATTTCCGCCAAGGAACTGGGCGTGGTGCTCACCTCCACCATCGTCGGCGCCGAACTTTCCCTCGCCACCGGCGTGGGGTTAGCCCTGGCCATGGAGCGCAGCGCCGCCATCGCCGTGTGCTTCTTCGGCGACGGCGCCGCCTGCGAAGGCGCGTTCCACGAATCCCTCAACCTGGCCGCCCTGTGGCGCCTGCCCATCCTCTACGTGTGCGAAAACAATCAATGGCAGGCCTTCGTACACCGGCGCGAAGCCATGGCGGCGGAAAGCGTCGGAGACTGGGCCGCCGCCCATCCCATGCCCTGCGCCAGCGTGGACGGCAACGACGCGGAGGCGGTATACGCCGCTGCTGCCGCCGCCGCCGCCCAAGTGAGAAGCAGCCGCCAGCCCTATTTCTTGGAAGCGCGAACCTACCGCCTGCGCGGCCACTACGAGCCGGACGACCAGCATTACGTGGACGCGAAAGAGCTGGCGGGTTGGCGCGGCCGCGATCCCATCGCCGCCTTGCAAGCGCGGCTGCTGGCGCAGGGCGTCCTGAGCGCCGAAAGCCTGGAACGCCTGCACCAGCGCGTGGCGGCCGATATCGACAACGGCTTGGCCTTCGCCCTGGCCTCGCCCTACCCCGCCGCCGAGGAATTGGCTACGGACGTGTACGCGTGA
- a CDS encoding chemotaxis protein CheA — MTDELELAKQTFVNEAQELLRDMESGLMRIEAEPEDAENINAVFRAAHTIKGSAGLFGLTPIVGFTHVVETVLDRVRSGTLAVDGELIALLLECRDHIETLIDLLSQGIENPDEGTAHQGQNLRTRLEAYLGGGATAAGAAPPAAANAAEGSVPAGQNLVRSEHWHISLRFGENVLRNGMDPLSFIRYLKTLGEIVHISTLYDAMPAAADMDPESCYLGFEIVFDSTASKPDIEKVFEFVADDCQIRIFPPHSEIATFRQLIEALPESDFKVGEILLKSGALTEHELSMALNSQTAPVAEGEEAPPPGKRLGEILVEQGVVYPETVRSALDKQQKIQESKAKESRSIRIDAEKLDQLINLVGELVIAGAGTSMLARKHGLSDVLESASVISRLIEDIRDRSLRLRMVPIGETFNRFRRVVRDVTRELNKDIDLEIRGGDTELDKSVVEKIGDPLTHLVRNSMDHGIEDVQTRLGLGKPAKGRVGLNAYHDSGNIVIEVSDDGGGIDRDKVLAKAIAKGVVAPGANLSDQEILQLIFAPGLSTADQVTNLSGRGVGMDVVKRNVLALRGSVEVASELGVGTTVSIRLPLTLSIIDGFLVGVGKSTYVLPLDSVVECIEFDKQKQRDHEGNYINLRGQVLPYLNLRQLFDESNADTLRKSIVVVQGGGQQIGVVVDQLLGEFQTVIKPLGKLFERLRCVSGSTILGSGEVAMILDVPSLIQVAEGRGSQQNYAATRLN; from the coding sequence ATGACGGATGAACTTGAATTAGCCAAGCAAACCTTCGTCAACGAGGCTCAGGAGCTGCTGCGGGACATGGAGTCCGGGCTGATGCGCATCGAAGCCGAGCCGGAGGATGCCGAGAACATCAATGCCGTGTTCCGCGCCGCCCATACCATCAAAGGGTCGGCGGGGCTGTTCGGATTGACGCCCATCGTCGGTTTTACCCACGTGGTGGAGACGGTGCTGGATCGGGTTCGCTCCGGCACGCTGGCGGTGGATGGCGAGCTGATCGCCCTGCTGCTGGAGTGCCGCGACCACATCGAGACTTTGATCGACTTGCTAAGCCAAGGCATCGAGAATCCCGACGAAGGCACCGCGCACCAGGGGCAGAATTTGCGTACGCGCTTGGAGGCTTATCTGGGCGGCGGCGCGACCGCGGCCGGAGCCGCGCCGCCGGCCGCGGCGAACGCGGCGGAAGGCAGCGTGCCGGCGGGGCAAAACCTGGTGCGTAGCGAGCACTGGCATATTTCCCTCCGCTTTGGCGAGAACGTCCTGCGCAACGGCATGGACCCGCTGTCCTTCATTCGCTACCTGAAGACCCTGGGCGAAATCGTCCATATTTCCACGCTTTACGACGCCATGCCGGCCGCGGCCGATATGGATCCGGAGTCCTGCTACCTGGGCTTCGAAATCGTTTTCGACAGCACGGCCAGCAAGCCGGACATCGAGAAAGTGTTCGAATTCGTCGCCGACGATTGCCAGATTCGCATCTTTCCACCCCACAGCGAAATCGCCACCTTCCGCCAGTTGATCGAAGCGTTGCCGGAAAGCGATTTCAAGGTTGGCGAAATCCTGCTGAAAAGCGGCGCCTTGACCGAGCACGAATTGTCCATGGCGCTGAACTCTCAGACCGCTCCCGTCGCGGAGGGCGAAGAAGCGCCGCCGCCGGGCAAGCGCTTGGGGGAAATCCTGGTGGAGCAGGGCGTGGTGTATCCGGAAACGGTGCGATCCGCCCTGGACAAGCAGCAAAAGATTCAGGAGAGCAAGGCCAAGGAAAGCCGTTCCATCCGCATCGACGCGGAAAAACTCGATCAACTGATCAATCTGGTGGGTGAGCTGGTCATCGCCGGCGCCGGCACCAGCATGCTGGCGCGCAAGCACGGCTTGTCCGACGTTCTCGAATCGGCTTCGGTGATTTCCCGCTTGATCGAAGACATCCGCGATCGTTCCTTGCGCTTGCGCATGGTGCCCATCGGCGAAACCTTCAACCGCTTTCGCCGCGTGGTACGCGACGTGACGCGCGAATTGAACAAAGACATCGACCTGGAAATCCGCGGCGGCGACACCGAGCTGGATAAAAGCGTGGTGGAAAAAATCGGCGATCCTCTGACCCATCTGGTGCGCAACTCCATGGACCACGGCATCGAGGACGTGCAGACGCGCTTGGGGCTGGGCAAGCCCGCCAAGGGCCGGGTGGGGCTCAATGCCTATCACGACTCGGGCAATATCGTCATCGAGGTCAGCGACGACGGCGGCGGCATCGACCGCGACAAGGTGCTGGCCAAAGCCATCGCCAAGGGCGTCGTGGCGCCCGGCGCCAACTTGTCGGATCAGGAAATTCTCCAGCTGATTTTCGCGCCTGGGCTTTCCACCGCCGATCAGGTCACCAATTTGTCCGGTCGCGGCGTGGGCATGGACGTGGTCAAGCGCAACGTATTGGCGCTGCGCGGCAGCGTGGAGGTCGCCAGCGAGTTGGGCGTGGGAACCACCGTTTCCATCCGCTTGCCGCTCACTTTGTCCATCATCGACGGATTCTTGGTGGGCGTGGGCAAGTCCACTTACGTATTGCCGCTGGACAGCGTGGTCGAATGCATCGAATTCGACAAGCAAAAGCAGCGCGACCACGAAGGCAATTACATCAACCTGCGCGGCCAGGTGTTGCCGTACCTGAATTTGCGCCAACTCTTCGACGAGTCCAATGCCGACACGCTGCGAAAAAGCATCGTCGTGGTGCAGGGCGGCGGCCAGCAGATCGGCGTCGTGGTGGATCAATTGCTCGGCGAGTTCCAAACGGTGATCAAACCGTTGGGCAAGCTGTTCGAACGGTTACGTTGCGTCAGCGGCTCCACCATCCTGGGCAGCGGCGAAGTGGCGATGATTTTGGACGTCCCCAGTTTGATACAAGTGGCGGAAGGGCGAGGGAGCCAGCAAAACTACGCGGCAACGCGACTGAATTGA
- a CDS encoding alpha-ketoacid dehydrogenase subunit beta — MQQLTVNDAVSQALAEEMRRDAKVLMFGEGVATKRHDLLAEFGPERIRNTPLAEGIIAGTAVGAAAMGLRPVVDLLFAPFLCYAMDAIVNSAGKLRYLSGGQFAFPLVVMTQTGAGWGVGAQHNHNLEAWFVHSPGLKVVMPSNPADFKGLLKAAIRDDNPVLFFSDLSLGYQAGEVPDGDCLVPLGSAATRRVGGDVTLIGYGKTVAACLQASDRLAERGIAAEVIDLRSLKPLDEAAILASVRKTGRLVVAHEAGRLCGVGAEVAALAAEHAFAALKAPVIRLAGPDAPTPGNIVLEQAGAPSADAVAAAALKLFESIA; from the coding sequence ATGCAACAACTCACCGTCAACGACGCCGTTTCCCAAGCCCTGGCGGAAGAAATGCGCCGCGATGCCAAAGTGCTGATGTTCGGCGAAGGCGTCGCCACCAAACGGCACGATCTCCTGGCCGAATTCGGCCCGGAACGGATACGCAACACGCCCCTGGCGGAAGGCATCATCGCCGGCACCGCCGTGGGAGCGGCCGCCATGGGGCTCAGGCCGGTGGTGGACCTGCTGTTCGCCCCCTTCCTCTGCTACGCCATGGACGCGATCGTCAACAGCGCCGGCAAGCTGCGTTACTTGTCCGGCGGACAATTCGCCTTTCCCCTGGTGGTGATGACCCAAACCGGCGCCGGCTGGGGCGTGGGCGCCCAGCACAACCACAACCTGGAGGCCTGGTTCGTGCACAGCCCCGGACTCAAGGTGGTGATGCCTTCCAACCCGGCGGATTTCAAGGGCCTGCTGAAAGCGGCCATCCGCGACGACAACCCGGTGCTGTTCTTCTCCGATCTGTCCCTGGGCTACCAAGCGGGCGAAGTGCCCGACGGGGACTGCCTCGTCCCCCTGGGCAGCGCCGCCACCCGCCGCGTCGGCGGCGACGTCACCCTCATCGGCTACGGCAAAACCGTCGCCGCCTGCCTGCAAGCCTCGGATCGCCTGGCCGAACGCGGCATTGCCGCCGAAGTGATCGACCTGCGCAGCCTCAAGCCCCTGGACGAAGCCGCCATACTCGCCTCCGTCCGCAAAACCGGCCGGCTGGTGGTGGCGCACGAAGCGGGCCGGCTGTGCGGCGTCGGCGCGGAAGTGGCGGCGCTGGCCGCGGAACACGCCTTCGCAGCGCTCAAAGCGCCGGTCATCCGACTCGCCGGCCCCGACGCGCCCACCCCCGGCAATATCGTGCTGGAACAAGCCGGCGCGCCCAGCGCCGACGCGGTGGCCGCCGCCGCGCTGAAGCTGTTCGAATCCATCGCCTAA
- a CDS encoding bacteriohemerythrin — translation MAIFSWKNDYRVGDATIDAQHEYLFALANEVVGSQSRAELTNHVMKLYRYVREHFSHEEAVMKQTSYPSYQEHIAMHDQLMAQLTAISDSIGKDQWSVDELQRFMNQWLLGHILEVDTQLAAFLGKTGEPSSPVS, via the coding sequence ATGGCGATTTTTTCTTGGAAAAATGACTATCGCGTCGGCGACGCGACCATTGACGCCCAGCACGAATATTTGTTCGCCCTGGCCAATGAAGTGGTCGGTTCGCAAAGCCGGGCCGAGCTGACCAACCACGTGATGAAGCTCTACCGCTACGTGCGGGAGCACTTCAGCCACGAAGAAGCCGTGATGAAGCAGACCAGCTATCCGTCCTACCAGGAACACATCGCCATGCACGATCAGTTGATGGCGCAGCTGACAGCCATCAGCGACAGCATCGGCAAGGATCAGTGGTCGGTGGACGAATTGCAGCGCTTCATGAACCAATGGCTGCTGGGCCACATCCTCGAAGTCGATACGCAATTGGCGGCCTTCCTGGGAAAAACCGGCGAGCCGTCCTCGCCGGTTTCCTAA